GCGGTTTTCACCGCGCCGCCTTTCTATATGATGATATGAGAAGGACGTGTTACTGGGGTTTCGAGCTCGGCTTGGCCGAGGTCTTGGCCATCGGCTTAGCCGCGGGCTTTGCCGTCGACTTGGCCATCGGCTTCGCCGTCGACTTGGCCATCGGCTTCGCCGCGGTCGCGGCCTTAGCACTGGCTTTCGGGCTCGGGCTTGGGCCGGTGGCGGCCATCGCCGTACCGGTCATCAAGAAACCCGAAGCTACCAAAGCTGCAAGAAGCTTCTTCAAAAAGATCACCTCCTTTCGCTCAGTTTCGAACGGCCGTGGGTTCGAGCGAGCGGGGAGGCGACCCTCTACTTGGCTACTTCCCCTTGCCGACGAGTCCTCGCGAGATGACTAGCCGCTGAATCTGCTGCGTCCCCTCGTAAATCTGCGTGATCTTGGCGTCTCGCATCATCCGCTCGACGGGATACTCGGACGAGTACCCAAAGCCCCCGAGCACCTGGACGGCGTCGGTCGTCACCGACATCGCGACGTCGCCGCATTTGAGCTTGGCCATTGCGGCCCACAGCGTGACGTCGGCCGCGCCTTCGTCGCAGCGCCGCGCGGCTTCGTAGAGCAGCAAGCGCGCCGATTCGACCTCGGTCTTCATGTCGGCAAGCATGAATCCCACCCCTTGATGTTGGCCGATCGGTTTTCCGAACGCGATGCGTTCCTTGGCGTAGCCGGTGGCGTAGTCGAGCGCTCCGGCGGCGATGCCGAGCGCCTGCGCGGCGATGCCGGGGCGCGATTTGTCGAGCACGCGCATGGCGATCTTGAAGCCTTCGCCTTCTTCGCCGAGGCGATTGGCCGCGGGTACTTCGCAGTTATCGAAGATCAGCTCGTTGGTCGGCGATCCCCGAATACCCATCTTTTTCTCTTTCTTACCGACCGAGAATCCGGACATCCCTTTTTCGACGACGAACGCGCTGACGCCGCGCGAGCCGGCTTGCGGATCGGTGACCGCGAAGACGCACACGACGTCGGCAACGCTGCCGTTGGTAATCCAAATCTTTTGACCGCTCAGCGAGTACGAGTCGCCTTTGCGGACGGCGCGCGTGCGCATCGAACCGAGCGCGTCCGAGCCGCTCGACACTTCGGTGAGCGCGTACGCGGCGAGATGTTCGCCCGAGGCGATCTTCGGCAGGAAGCGGCGCTTTTGTTCGTCGCTGCCGGCGATCATGATCGGCAGCATTCCGAGCTCTTGGACGGCGACGATCAGCGAACTCGACGCGCACGCTTTGGCGATCTCTTCGACGACCTTTACGTACGTCACGAACGTGCCGCCCAGCCCGCCGTATTCGCTGGGAATGGGAATTCCGAGCAGATCGTTCTGTGCAAAAAGGTCTTTGATGTCCCACGGAAACTCGCCCGTTTCATCGATCTCGGCCGCACGCGGCGCGACCTTCTCGGCGACGAGCTCCCGTACGGAAGCCAGGATGAGCGCCTCTTCCTCATTGATTGCCGATTGCATGGATGCCGTCATATCGAGGGCTTCAACATTGCCGCATCCAAGCCCCGGGATATGCAGAAGGTTTACGCCTCGTGCGCCGACGCCGTTGCCGATATTCCCAGCGGCGCCTCGCTGGCGG
The sequence above is drawn from the Candidatus Baltobacteraceae bacterium genome and encodes:
- a CDS encoding acyl-CoA dehydrogenase family protein yields the protein MTASMQSAINEEEALILASVRELVAEKVAPRAAEIDETGEFPWDIKDLFAQNDLLGIPIPSEYGGLGGTFVTYVKVVEEIAKACASSSLIVAVQELGMLPIMIAGSDEQKRRFLPKIASGEHLAAYALTEVSSGSDALGSMRTRAVRKGDSYSLSGQKIWITNGSVADVVCVFAVTDPQAGSRGVSAFVVEKGMSGFSVGKKEKKMGIRGSPTNELIFDNCEVPAANRLGEEGEGFKIAMRVLDKSRPGIAAQALGIAAGALDYATGYAKERIAFGKPIGQHQGVGFMLADMKTEVESARLLLYEAARRCDEGAADVTLWAAMAKLKCGDVAMSVTTDAVQVLGGFGYSSEYPVERMMRDAKITQIYEGTQQIQRLVISRGLVGKGK